Below is a window of Uloborus diversus isolate 005 chromosome 3, Udiv.v.3.1, whole genome shotgun sequence DNA.
tcgcaaacctacCTATACTGATCGCTATCTACACAAGGACTCTAATCACCATCCTCGACAGAAGAGAGGTGTAATGAAAACTTTATTCGTGAGAGCCAACAGAATCTGTGAACCGACTGCTATCGAGCATGAAATTTCCCACCTCACAAATGTTTTCCAAGCCAACGGTTTTTCAAAGCAAGAGATCAAAAGAGCCTTccaccccaaaataaaaaaacagccactTAAAGAAGATCCGATCAAGTCCACAGCCTACCTCTCCTACGTTGAGGACGTCACTCATAGAATCGAAAGACTTCTGCGACGCCACAATATCAAGACTTTTTTCAAACTCACCCACCGAACCAGCGACTTATTACGATCTGTGAAAGATGCAAGAGATCCCTTGTCCGCCGCAGGTGTTTACAAGATCCCCTGTTCCTGCGGATCTACCTATATTGGTACTATTAAGAGAAGCGTCAACACTAAAATCaaagaacatcaaagaaattgccgactaggccacactcagaagtcagcagtcgcagaacacacttttagtgaggggaaccatgacatcaaattcaaagagacaaaaatactttcaaggacttgccattattatgcgagattgaacagagaagccatcgagatattcaaacatccaaataatttcaacaaaaaagaagaaggaataaagataaacaagctctggcatcccatactgaaaaggatcaaaacaacaagaacctccagccaatcagaaacaaggacggaccttcagctgaatccccggcagccaatccccgagcaggaaaaggagagccta
It encodes the following:
- the LOC129219124 gene encoding uncharacterized protein LOC129219124, which gives rise to METENDGKLPFLDVLVSRRDDGSLGHRVYRKPTYTDRYLHKDSNHHPRQKRGVMKTLFVRANRICEPTAIEHEISHLTNVFQANGFSKQEIKRAFHPKIKKQPLKEDPIKSTAYLSYVEDVTHRIERLLRRHNIKTFFKLTHRTSDLLRSVKDARDPLSAAGVYKIPCSCGSTYIDLAALAL